The Metabacillus schmidteae genome has a segment encoding these proteins:
- a CDS encoding MATE family efflux transporter, which translates to MNQLETQKEISHRDYLTLAIPLIISGISTPLIGAVDTAVVGRVSEASAIGAVSLGAVIFNTMYWLLGFLRVSTTGLTSQASGANDEKEIVYSFIRPIFLAILIGSLFILFQLPIINVSLYIFGANQTIEELTSTYFSIRIWGAPFALVNYVLIGWLMGIGKVKRSLATQIYMNVVNISLDLLFVLVFGWGVSGVAYATVIAEISTVLIGLAFVVKSGKLTSLHLNLSSMLKRAPIIKMLVINRDLFLRAVCLLLMTGIFTTIGARMGEIELAANAILLQVHYIMAYLISGFANASSILVGRSIGSHQLSLFKRALSLSFKWGLGTAIFLSIFMFVFGHFLLIAFTDLEEVKNLAGELFIWMAVYPIVAFWGLQLEGVFSGATEAKFIRNTIFCALIVFIISIWIFGSEINPHQLWFTFNIFTLGRSLFLSLALKRLTQIKFVLEKEETSSII; encoded by the coding sequence ATGAACCAATTAGAAACACAAAAAGAAATAAGTCATCGAGACTATCTAACATTAGCAATACCACTAATCATATCCGGTATTTCTACACCGTTAATTGGTGCTGTCGACACAGCCGTTGTAGGGAGAGTGTCTGAAGCCTCTGCAATCGGAGCAGTTTCACTTGGTGCTGTTATCTTTAACACAATGTACTGGCTTCTCGGATTTTTAAGGGTTAGTACAACTGGGTTAACTTCACAAGCAAGTGGGGCCAATGATGAAAAAGAGATTGTATACTCCTTCATTAGACCAATTTTTTTAGCTATTTTAATAGGATCCCTGTTTATTCTATTTCAGCTTCCAATTATAAACGTTTCTCTATATATATTCGGAGCAAACCAAACAATTGAAGAACTTACTTCTACTTATTTTTCAATCAGAATATGGGGAGCACCATTTGCTTTAGTCAATTATGTATTAATAGGATGGCTTATGGGAATTGGTAAAGTAAAACGATCACTTGCCACTCAAATATATATGAATGTAGTAAATATTAGTTTAGACCTTTTGTTTGTATTAGTTTTCGGATGGGGTGTATCAGGTGTCGCATATGCAACTGTTATAGCAGAAATTAGTACGGTTTTAATCGGATTAGCCTTTGTTGTGAAGTCAGGAAAACTTACATCTCTTCATCTTAATTTATCTTCTATGCTGAAAAGAGCACCAATAATTAAGATGCTTGTTATAAATCGGGATTTGTTTTTACGAGCAGTTTGTTTGCTATTAATGACAGGGATTTTTACTACCATAGGTGCAAGAATGGGAGAAATTGAGTTAGCTGCAAATGCCATACTATTGCAGGTTCACTATATCATGGCTTACTTAATTTCCGGGTTTGCTAATGCTTCAAGTATTTTAGTTGGCAGATCAATAGGAAGCCATCAACTATCTTTATTTAAAAGAGCCCTTTCTTTATCATTTAAGTGGGGATTAGGGACTGCCATTTTCCTTTCAATCTTTATGTTCGTTTTTGGTCATTTCCTATTAATCGCATTTACGGACTTAGAGGAAGTAAAGAATCTAGCAGGAGAACTCTTTATTTGGATGGCTGTTTATCCAATTGTTGCTTTTTGGGGACTTCAATTGGAAGGTGTGTTCTCAGGTGCAACAGAAGCTAAATTTATTCGAAACACAATTTTTTGCGCACTTATCGTTTTTATTATTTCCATTTGGATTTTTGGCTCAGAGATAAATCCTCATCAACTATGGTTTACATTTAATATATTTACCTTAGGAAGATCATTATTTTTATCTCTCGCTTTAAAAAGGTTAACTCAAATAAAATTTGTATTGGAGAAAGAAGAAACCAGTTCCATAATATGA
- a CDS encoding transglycosylase domain-containing protein codes for MERRNNQKSLKKKTLFSYKVSIKLVGALLIFAICCVIVFNIFIWTSDVSKLEKPAPQPTIIYDQHGEIASKLSNSKIEGVSLDEISKHMIHAVIATEDQRFYHHHGINYFAVAKAFATNLLKGEVVAGGSTITQQLAKNVFLSHERTLTRKMKELILTKKIERSYSKDEILERYLNQIYFGEGAWGIQRAAKTYFGKNASELTVSESAMLAGLIKAPSSLSPIKNFDQSIQRRNLVLSLMEKEGYITRNELKIAKAEQVVLDVRKVEDEYKGNYPYYVDYLIEEAIKKYNVTENEILSGGLHIYTELNTVIQKAAEEVYNSETLFPESQPDQIIQSGGVFIHPSTGGIKGLVGGRGEHTFRGFNHASQLVRQPGSTMKPIAVYTPALEEGYEPFNNLIDQPITFNGEYQPQNYDRQYRGQTTMYDAVIHSYNVPAVWLLNEIGLEKGIQAVERFGIPLQEEDQSLPLALGGMSKGTSPLIMAQAFSAFPNNGVMVEAHSIRKIEDANGEVIAEWQSKATRVTEPEVAQKITYLLNGVVEEGTGKNAKVEGIDVAGKTGTTQLPFDSNGGSNDHWFVGYTPELVGAIWLGYDKTDQQHYLLSSSSQTATFVFKEIVTLSKSELTDTSFDLSLIDENIKKSLEIREKEIEKEREKEEQNEEREEEEDREKERDEEKEKDKKDEKDKKNENKGRGKEKGKDEHDKKD; via the coding sequence ATGGAAAGAAGAAATAATCAAAAATCCTTGAAGAAAAAAACGCTATTTTCTTATAAGGTAAGTATTAAACTCGTTGGAGCACTTTTAATATTTGCAATCTGCTGTGTCATAGTTTTCAATATTTTTATTTGGACAAGTGATGTGAGCAAATTAGAAAAACCTGCTCCCCAACCAACAATTATTTATGATCAACATGGAGAAATAGCCAGTAAACTGTCTAATTCAAAAATTGAAGGAGTTTCATTAGATGAAATATCAAAACATATGATTCATGCTGTAATTGCTACAGAAGACCAACGTTTTTATCACCATCATGGTATTAATTATTTTGCTGTAGCAAAGGCATTTGCAACAAATTTGTTGAAAGGCGAAGTCGTTGCAGGTGGAAGTACAATAACTCAGCAGCTTGCTAAAAATGTATTTTTATCACATGAACGGACCCTTACAAGAAAAATGAAGGAATTGATCCTAACAAAAAAGATTGAGCGTTCTTATAGTAAAGATGAGATACTGGAACGGTATTTAAACCAAATTTATTTTGGGGAAGGAGCGTGGGGAATTCAGCGTGCTGCAAAAACCTACTTTGGAAAGAATGCATCTGAATTAACAGTAAGTGAATCAGCAATGTTAGCAGGACTGATAAAGGCACCTTCATCATTATCACCTATTAAAAACTTTGATCAATCAATTCAGAGAAGAAATTTAGTTTTATCTTTGATGGAAAAAGAAGGGTACATCACTAGAAATGAGTTGAAAATTGCAAAAGCTGAACAAGTTGTTTTAGATGTAAGGAAGGTTGAGGACGAATATAAGGGCAATTATCCATATTATGTGGATTATTTAATTGAAGAAGCTATTAAAAAATATAATGTTACTGAAAATGAAATATTATCTGGCGGGCTTCATATTTATACAGAATTAAATACAGTCATTCAAAAGGCTGCAGAAGAAGTTTACAATTCAGAGACTCTTTTTCCAGAGAGTCAACCCGATCAAATTATTCAAAGTGGTGGTGTATTTATTCATCCTTCAACTGGTGGAATTAAAGGCTTAGTAGGGGGAAGAGGCGAACATACATTTCGTGGATTTAACCATGCAAGTCAACTCGTCCGTCAGCCTGGTTCAACAATGAAACCAATAGCTGTCTACACACCTGCCTTAGAAGAGGGATATGAACCATTCAATAACTTAATAGATCAACCTATAACATTTAATGGCGAATATCAGCCTCAAAATTATGACCGTCAATATCGTGGTCAAACCACTATGTATGACGCTGTTATTCATTCCTACAATGTTCCAGCCGTTTGGCTTTTAAATGAAATAGGCTTAGAAAAAGGAATACAAGCTGTTGAACGGTTTGGTATACCATTGCAGGAGGAAGACCAGAGCCTGCCGCTTGCTCTAGGTGGAATGTCTAAAGGCACCTCACCGTTAATTATGGCACAAGCATTTTCAGCGTTTCCAAATAACGGTGTCATGGTTGAAGCCCATTCAATTCGGAAAATCGAAGATGCCAACGGTGAAGTGATTGCCGAATGGCAAAGTAAAGCAACACGCGTGACGGAGCCTGAAGTTGCGCAAAAAATCACGTATTTACTAAATGGAGTTGTGGAAGAAGGAACAGGTAAAAATGCCAAGGTTGAAGGAATTGATGTGGCAGGAAAAACCGGAACAACACAATTACCATTCGATAGTAATGGTGGATCAAACGATCACTGGTTTGTTGGCTATACCCCCGAATTAGTAGGTGCTATATGGTTGGGTTATGACAAGACAGATCAACAGCACTATTTATTATCGTCCAGTAGCCAAACTGCTACATTTGTTTTTAAAGAAATTGTTACCTTATCTAAATCTGAATTAACAGACACATCTTTTGATTTATCACTTATTGACGAAAATATAAAAAAATCGCTTGAGATAAGAGAAAAGGAAATTGAAAAAGAGAGAGAAAAAGAAGAGCAAAATGAAGAAAGAGAAGAGGAGGAAGACAGAGAAAAAGAAAGGGATGAAGAGAAGGAGAAAGATAAGAAAGATGAGAAAGATAAGAAAAATGAAAACAAAGGCAGAGGGAAAGAAAAAGGAAAAGATGAACACGATAAAAAAGATTAA
- a CDS encoding cell wall hydrolase — MKKIISLFITLNMVFFTYNVTNTNAEENAENQSVDSLHLILNKHGIQTETNNAQSIDLRFQQKETINKESIIKAEADDKKSTKVSKEEKKLLAQLVHAEAKGEPFGGKVAVAEVVLNRVEHEQFPDTIKQVIYQENAFEPVANNSINKPADKESYKAVQEALEVNDNSKELLYFYNPETATDDWIRSRDVVKTIGNHAFAI, encoded by the coding sequence ATGAAAAAAATAATTTCTTTATTTATAACGTTGAATATGGTCTTTTTTACTTATAATGTGACAAATACAAATGCTGAAGAAAATGCTGAAAATCAATCAGTTGACTCATTACATTTAATATTGAACAAACATGGAATCCAAACTGAGACAAACAACGCACAATCAATTGACTTACGATTTCAACAGAAAGAAACTATCAATAAAGAATCCATAATAAAAGCTGAAGCTGATGATAAAAAGAGCACGAAGGTATCAAAAGAAGAAAAGAAATTACTTGCTCAGCTGGTGCATGCAGAAGCAAAAGGGGAACCATTTGGTGGTAAGGTAGCAGTTGCTGAAGTCGTACTTAACCGTGTCGAACATGAACAATTCCCGGATACGATTAAGCAAGTTATTTACCAAGAAAATGCCTTTGAACCTGTAGCAAATAATTCTATTAATAAACCAGCTGACAAAGAATCTTATAAGGCTGTTCAAGAAGCATTAGAAGTAAATGATAATAGTAAAGAACTTCTTTATTTCTACAATCCTGAAACAGCTACAGACGATTGGATACGATCTCGTGATGTTGTTAAAACAATTGGAAATCATGCATTTGCTATATAA
- a CDS encoding helix-turn-helix domain-containing protein, which translates to MQKLNYDTIKSYQSFPTIEEMDQAVRGFLYTYKSSLSEGTLKVLTFIWRHSVKVIGVSFAKYDTIADEVELNRRTVIRVVKTLENLGLIKKVPTARMNGKQGVNLLVIQPFQSIEELLPNNMSPHDVTRDVTPNKTENKQSSLCENKTKIRTNVTELENMEPVEQLKSNTFDSISDHEIDESFLPEIVHIKFIEAVKPFFHATDIYRLWNRVLIAYNKINPQRYIDDLIDVVVYAFKQTVFMKRMRKIHTSFEGYFYRTLYGMLNVEKRRENRHVLYDFIGD; encoded by the coding sequence ATGCAAAAATTAAATTATGACACAATAAAATCGTATCAATCTTTTCCAACTATCGAAGAAATGGATCAAGCTGTTCGTGGTTTTTTATATACATATAAATCTTCATTGTCTGAAGGAACATTAAAAGTTTTAACGTTTATCTGGAGACATTCTGTAAAAGTAATTGGGGTGTCATTTGCCAAATACGATACAATAGCTGACGAGGTTGAGTTGAATCGAAGAACCGTTATTCGCGTGGTGAAAACATTAGAAAATCTTGGCCTTATAAAAAAAGTTCCAACTGCCAGAATGAATGGAAAACAAGGGGTAAATTTACTTGTAATTCAACCTTTTCAATCAATTGAAGAATTACTACCTAATAATATGTCACCCCATGATGTCACTCGAGATGTCACTCCTAATAAAACAGAGAATAAGCAAAGTTCACTCTGTGAGAATAAAACTAAAATACGAACTAACGTAACAGAGTTAGAAAACATGGAACCTGTTGAACAACTAAAGAGTAATACTTTTGATTCAATCTCTGATCATGAAATAGATGAGAGTTTTTTACCAGAAATTGTTCACATAAAGTTTATTGAAGCGGTCAAGCCTTTTTTTCATGCTACTGATATCTACAGATTATGGAACCGTGTGCTTATTGCCTATAACAAAATTAACCCACAAAGGTATATTGATGATTTAATCGATGTAGTGGTATATGCTTTTAAACAAACTGTATTTATGAAACGCATGAGAAAAATACATACAAGTTTTGAAGGATACTTTTACCGTACTCTATATGGCATGCTTAATGTTGAAAAACGACGTGAGAATCGTCATGTGTTATATGACTTTATTGGGGATTAA
- a CDS encoding DUF6434 domain-containing protein, whose amino-acid sequence MRPRLTKEISIHSFKEFYWLKEELQTFCRENGISATGSKMEISDRIETFLLTGEIKKPTRKLKATSFAVPSKDLSLDTVITENHRCSQEVRAFLKTVIPKFHFSTYIQNYFKNNVGKTYRDVVDAWYVEEERKKDPSYTKKIGPQFEYNQFTRDFFADPNNKGKTRTEAIEAWNKIKKLPGSNKYDPIMVDSKSK is encoded by the coding sequence GTGAGACCAAGGTTGACTAAAGAGATCAGCATCCACTCTTTTAAAGAGTTTTATTGGTTAAAAGAGGAATTACAAACGTTTTGCAGAGAAAATGGGATCAGTGCCACTGGTTCAAAAATGGAAATATCGGATAGGATTGAAACTTTTCTTCTTACTGGAGAGATAAAAAAACCTACTAGAAAGTTAAAAGCAACCAGTTTTGCTGTACCTTCGAAAGACTTAAGTCTTGATACAGTTATTACAGAAAACCATCGATGCAGTCAAGAAGTGAGAGCTTTTTTAAAAACGGTTATCCCAAAATTTCATTTTTCAACTTATATTCAGAACTACTTTAAAAATAATGTTGGAAAAACGTACCGCGATGTTGTTGATGCTTGGTATGTTGAGGAAGAACGTAAGAAAGACCCATCCTATACAAAAAAGATCGGACCACAATTTGAATACAACCAATTCACTCGTGACTTCTTTGCAGACCCGAATAATAAAGGGAAAACTCGCACAGAAGCAATTGAAGCATGGAACAAAATAAAGAAACTTCCCGGCAGCAACAAATATGATCCTATTATGGTAGATTCGAAATCAAAATAA
- a CDS encoding aldolase catalytic domain-containing protein: MANRSNIIDCTIRDGGLVNNWDFSVEFVQDLYHGLNEAGVEYMEIGYKNSPKLLKASEPNPWRFLDDHFLKEVIPQKKNTKLSALVDIGRVDPNDVLPREQSVLDMIRVACYIREVDKGLELVQMFHDLGYETALNIMALSSVPENQLIEAFEMVKDSPVDVVYIVDSFGSLDPSDIEHQVKKFKGMLPNKQFGIHTHNNMQLAFANTLTAMRNGVSYLDSSVYGMGRAAGNCHTELLVTHIQKSSYELKPVLGVIEKHMLDMRQKWEWGYIIPYMISGTLNEHPRVAMAYRDSEDRDKFVEFYDKVTSPEASVAPASK, from the coding sequence ATGGCAAATCGCTCGAATATAATTGACTGTACCATTCGTGATGGCGGGTTAGTGAATAATTGGGATTTCAGCGTAGAATTTGTTCAAGACTTGTATCACGGCCTAAATGAGGCTGGGGTGGAGTATATGGAAATCGGTTATAAAAATTCTCCAAAACTTTTAAAGGCAAGTGAACCAAATCCATGGAGATTTCTTGATGATCATTTTTTAAAAGAAGTCATTCCACAGAAGAAAAACACAAAATTATCTGCACTTGTTGATATTGGACGTGTTGATCCAAACGATGTGTTACCACGTGAACAAAGTGTTTTAGATATGATTCGAGTTGCTTGTTATATCCGTGAAGTAGATAAGGGCCTTGAGCTTGTTCAAATGTTCCACGATCTAGGGTATGAAACAGCGCTCAACATTATGGCATTATCCAGTGTTCCTGAAAACCAATTAATAGAGGCTTTTGAAATGGTAAAGGACAGTCCGGTAGATGTCGTGTATATCGTTGATTCGTTTGGAAGTTTAGATCCTTCTGATATAGAACACCAAGTAAAGAAATTTAAGGGCATGCTACCAAATAAGCAATTTGGTATTCATACACACAATAATATGCAGCTTGCTTTTGCTAATACTCTAACTGCTATGCGGAATGGCGTAAGTTATCTTGATTCATCCGTTTATGGAATGGGGAGAGCAGCGGGCAATTGCCATACAGAACTACTTGTAACACATATCCAAAAATCCAGCTATGAGTTGAAACCAGTACTTGGTGTGATTGAAAAACATATGCTCGACATGAGACAAAAGTGGGAGTGGGGCTATATCATTCCTTACATGATTTCCGGTACATTAAATGAGCATCCTCGTGTAGCAATGGCTTACCGTGATAGTGAAGATCGTGATAAATTTGTTGAATTTTATGATAAAGTTACTTCTCCTGAAGCGTCGGTTGCACCTGCGAGTAAGTAA
- the istA gene encoding IS21 family transposase, with the protein MLAMSDINCIKNLRNNKGLSISQIQKIVGVNWRTAKKYADDDQIPKETLKARKGMMYEEKWGEMVADWLFEDQRLKRKSRRTNKELHNELIKYGFTGSYRTVCNFVKEWKSSHQEERDKGHERLAHPPGEAQVDFGVMEAVQDGDLVDVRALIMSMPYSNAGFAIPLPSENQECFLHGLQELFIQAGGVPKSLRIDNLTPAVKQTRSKMEEAKLTDEFMQFQNHYGFEVQVCNPRSGHEKGNVENKVGYIRYNFFTKAPVMKSFEDLTLQLKEKLEEDRKRLHYEKEVLIQELWEQETKYLLALPEKEYPVFKKDLAKVNKYNEVKIDNSLIHVPRAFNYSQLHLLLSWDQFKVVSPDGEILLEDFRPYMNKRKALPWLSIIKTWIYKPRVLNYSRYCDYLPGRVKEFLLTDNLLIRRKRLEALSTLLVTYDMKRINEEFYDLIEKDRLNGDINPYEVDWNQYDALTPIEEASK; encoded by the coding sequence ATGCTAGCAATGTCTGATATTAATTGTATCAAAAATTTAAGAAACAACAAAGGACTATCAATCTCCCAAATACAGAAAATAGTGGGAGTTAACTGGCGTACTGCAAAGAAATACGCTGATGATGACCAGATTCCTAAAGAAACCCTCAAAGCTAGAAAAGGAATGATGTATGAGGAAAAATGGGGAGAAATGGTTGCCGATTGGTTGTTCGAAGATCAAAGATTAAAAAGAAAATCTAGAAGGACAAATAAAGAGTTACATAACGAATTGATTAAATATGGATTTACTGGCTCATATAGAACTGTATGCAATTTTGTAAAAGAGTGGAAAAGCAGTCATCAAGAAGAACGTGATAAAGGACATGAAAGATTAGCGCACCCTCCGGGTGAAGCACAAGTGGATTTTGGAGTAATGGAAGCTGTTCAAGATGGGGATCTAGTAGATGTTCGAGCATTGATCATGTCTATGCCTTATAGCAACGCAGGCTTTGCAATACCTCTTCCATCTGAGAATCAAGAATGTTTTTTGCATGGATTGCAGGAACTGTTCATTCAAGCTGGTGGAGTGCCAAAGTCATTAAGAATTGACAACCTTACACCTGCAGTAAAACAAACCCGATCAAAAATGGAAGAGGCAAAACTAACAGATGAATTTATGCAATTTCAGAACCATTATGGCTTTGAAGTTCAAGTTTGTAATCCTAGAAGTGGCCATGAGAAAGGAAATGTAGAAAATAAGGTGGGCTATATTCGATATAACTTTTTCACTAAGGCACCTGTGATGAAAAGCTTTGAAGATCTAACCTTACAGTTAAAGGAAAAACTGGAGGAAGATCGTAAGAGGCTGCATTATGAGAAAGAAGTTCTAATCCAAGAGTTATGGGAGCAAGAGACCAAGTACTTACTAGCTTTGCCTGAGAAGGAATATCCAGTATTCAAAAAAGACCTGGCAAAGGTAAATAAGTACAATGAAGTGAAAATTGACAATTCCCTTATACATGTGCCACGTGCATTTAACTATAGCCAATTGCACCTACTCCTTAGCTGGGATCAATTTAAAGTTGTTTCACCAGACGGTGAAATTCTGTTGGAGGACTTCCGTCCTTATATGAACAAGCGAAAAGCACTCCCGTGGTTATCTATTATAAAAACATGGATCTATAAACCAAGGGTTCTAAACTATTCTCGATATTGTGACTACCTTCCGGGAAGAGTAAAGGAGTTTCTACTAACGGACAATTTGCTCATTCGGCGAAAACGTTTAGAGGCCCTCTCTACACTCTTAGTTACATATGATATGAAACGAATTAATGAAGAGTTTTATGACTTAATTGAGAAAGATCGTTTAAATGGCGATATCAATCCTTATGAAGTGGATTGGAACCAATATGATGCCCTCACTCCAATTGAGGAGGCCAGCAAATGA
- the istB gene encoding IS21-like element helper ATPase IstB: protein MSDQLRSKCKTLRLAHIAEIYDQIPFENKEQYLNDLFDEEHKLREQTKSIRLIKKAKFLDKKTLHTYEWTEQIRFPPHTSKEEICSLSFIEKGENVVLVGSPGTGKTHLATGLGRKACENGYEVRFYRVAHLVEELEQSLRLNKLSAFRKKLEKVDLIILDEMGYLPFSKEGSELLFQLISEFYEQKSLIITSNLEFSQWNRIFTDSRLTAALVDRLIHHAHIISYQGESYRLTNALSKRK from the coding sequence ATGAGTGATCAATTACGAAGTAAGTGTAAGACTCTGCGTTTGGCCCATATAGCAGAAATTTATGATCAAATTCCCTTCGAGAATAAGGAGCAATATCTTAATGACTTATTTGACGAGGAACATAAGTTAAGAGAACAAACAAAATCTATAAGATTAATAAAAAAGGCAAAGTTTTTGGACAAGAAGACTCTTCACACTTATGAATGGACAGAACAGATTCGGTTTCCACCTCATACATCTAAAGAGGAAATATGCAGTTTGAGTTTTATTGAAAAAGGAGAAAACGTTGTACTAGTAGGTTCTCCTGGCACTGGGAAAACACATCTAGCAACAGGGTTGGGAAGGAAGGCTTGTGAAAATGGATATGAGGTTCGATTCTACCGTGTAGCTCATTTAGTAGAAGAATTGGAGCAATCCTTAAGATTGAATAAGCTCTCAGCATTTCGTAAGAAATTGGAAAAGGTAGATTTAATCATCCTAGATGAAATGGGCTACCTGCCGTTTAGTAAAGAGGGATCTGAGCTTCTCTTCCAACTTATCTCTGAATTCTACGAGCAAAAAAGTTTAATAATCACGTCAAATTTAGAGTTCAGTCAATGGAACAGGATATTCACAGACTCTAGGTTGACCGCAGCATTGGTAGACCGGTTGATTCATCATGCACATATCATCTCGTATCAAGGAGAGAGTTATCGCTTAACGAATGCATTATCTAAAAGAAAATAA
- a CDS encoding MGMT family protein yields MRPFTERAIKIIMQIPHGRVMTYGQIARISGSPRGARQIVRILHSMSTKYHLPWHRVINSKGEIGLKDQTSFQLQKQLLESEGIKVTEEGCIDLTKYQHYQAVEDEWLK; encoded by the coding sequence ATGCGTCCGTTTACAGAAAGAGCAATAAAGATTATTATGCAAATCCCCCACGGTCGGGTCATGACTTATGGACAAATTGCCCGAATATCTGGCAGTCCCAGGGGTGCTAGACAGATCGTTCGAATCCTCCACTCTATGAGTACCAAATACCATCTTCCATGGCATAGAGTTATTAATTCAAAAGGAGAAATTGGCTTAAAAGATCAAACCTCCTTTCAATTACAGAAGCAATTACTCGAAAGTGAAGGCATTAAAGTGACAGAGGAAGGCTGTATTGATTTAACTAAATATCAACATTACCAAGCTGTAGAAGATGAATGGCTAAAATAA
- a CDS encoding aldo/keto reductase — MNFVTLNNGLKMPQLGFGVWQVEDDQATNAVSNAIKAGYTSIDTAMIYQNEVGVGKAIKEASVPREELFITTKVWNTDQGYDNTLKAFDASLERLGLDYIDLYLIHWPTPEFDQYVDTYKALEELYKDGKVRAIGVCNFEIEHLERLINECEVVPVLNQIECHPYLAQNEIKEFCAKHNIFVEAWSPLDQGGEALQDEVIKKIAEAHNKTTAQVILRWHLQNNTIVIPKSVTPSRIEENFNVFDFELTSDEMSAINELNRDRRKGPHPNDMNVR; from the coding sequence ATGAATTTTGTTACGTTAAATAACGGATTAAAGATGCCGCAGCTTGGTTTTGGTGTATGGCAAGTCGAGGATGACCAAGCAACAAATGCTGTTTCAAACGCCATTAAGGCCGGTTACACTTCGATCGATACTGCCATGATTTATCAAAATGAAGTCGGTGTTGGAAAAGCAATCAAAGAAGCATCTGTGCCTCGTGAAGAGTTATTTATCACAACAAAGGTATGGAATACAGATCAAGGGTATGATAATACATTAAAAGCATTTGATGCAAGCTTAGAAAGATTAGGACTTGATTATATTGATCTTTATCTTATTCACTGGCCAACTCCAGAGTTTGACCAATATGTCGATACATATAAAGCATTAGAAGAATTATATAAAGATGGAAAAGTAAGGGCAATTGGTGTATGCAATTTTGAAATTGAACACTTAGAGCGCCTAATCAATGAATGTGAAGTAGTGCCTGTACTAAATCAAATTGAATGTCACCCATATCTTGCGCAAAATGAAATAAAAGAGTTCTGTGCAAAGCATAATATTTTTGTCGAAGCATGGAGCCCGCTTGATCAAGGTGGAGAAGCATTACAAGATGAAGTTATTAAAAAAATTGCAGAAGCACATAACAAAACAACAGCTCAAGTAATTCTACGTTGGCATTTACAAAACAACACGATTGTTATTCCAAAATCAGTCACTCCATCAAGAATTGAAGAAAACTTTAATGTTTTCGACTTTGAGCTTACATCTGATGAAATGAGCGCAATTAATGAGCTTAACCGTGACCGTCGTAAAGGTCCACATCCAAATGATATGAATGTACGATAA